A single Hippocampus zosterae strain Florida chromosome 1, ASM2543408v3, whole genome shotgun sequence DNA region contains:
- the npy7r gene encoding neuropeptide Y receptor Y7 isoform X1, which produces MGCFSCGFAPVAHAKEGQIPSEVFAQPGGEMRPSDTSNGTGEWEPDEIGVWILPNGSMDLNHHGFHTDITKHLGVQITLITAYSLIILLGLLGNALVIYMIIRYRNMRTVTNFFIANLALADLLVDTLCLPFTLVYTLLDEWKFGAVLCHMVPFAQALSVHVSILTLTVIALERYRCIVFYLGQRLTWHSSFLIMAFTWTMAAVLAAPLAIFREYRFEEIPSINLHFAVCSEKWPHGTSRDGVIYSLSMLLLQYIIPLGIISYAYICIWVKLKNHISPSTRNDAIRRRKKTTKMLALVVVVFAICWLPFHIFQLASDLDLVLMFKEYKLIYTVFHIVAMCSTFANPLLYGWMNKNYRNGFLMVFRCEDKPDSFHPEGSFRTRSMRRLTVNGRNGGHPPTAV; this is translated from the exons ATGGGTTGTTTTAGTTGTGGATTTGCACCTGTCGCACACGC CAAGGAGGGCCAGATTCCCTCTGAGGTGTTTGCACAACCTGGAGGAGAAATGCGGCCCTCAGACACGTCGAACGGCACAGGAGAATGGGAGCCTGATGAAATCGGCGTGTGGATTCTGCCCAATGGAAGCATGGATTTAAACCATCATGGTTTCCACACAGACATTACCAAGCACCTCGGGGTGCAGATCACGCTCATCACGGCTTATTCCCTCATCATCCTGCTGGGGCTTCTCGGGAACGCGCTTGTCATCTACATGATCATCCGCTACAGGAATATGCGAACCGTCACTAACTTCTTCATAGCCAACTTGGCGCTGGCAGACTTGCTGGTGGACACTTTGTGCCTACCCTTCACGCTGGTCTACACCCTGCTAGACGAGTGGAAGTTCGGCGCGGTGCTGTGCCACATGGTGCCCTTCGCCCAGGCCCTGAGCGTGCACGTGTCCATCCTGACCCTGACTGTCATCGCACTGGAGCGCTACCGATGCATCGTCTTCTACCTGGGCCAGCGCCTCACGTGGCACTCCAGCTTCCTCATCATGGCTTTCACTTGGACGATGGCGGCGGTCCTGGCGGCACCCTTGGCCATCTTCAGAGAGTACCGATTCGAAGAGATCCCCTCCATTAATCTGCATTTCGCCGTCTGCTCCGAGAAGTGGCCGCATGGGACCAGCAGGGACGGCGTCATCTACAGCCTCTCCATGCTTCTCCTCCAGTACATTATCCCCCTAGGGATCATCAGTTACGCTTATATTTGCATCTGGGTCAAGCTGAAGAATCACATCAGCCCGTCGACTCGCAATGATGCCATCAGGCGCCGCAAAAAGACCACCAAGATGTTggcgctggtggtggtggtgtttgcCATCTGCTGGCTGCCCTTCCACATATTTCAGCTGGCGAGCGATCTGGACCTGGTGCTCATGTTCAAGGAGTATAAACTGATATACACCGTGTTCCATATTGTGGCCATGTGTTCCACCTTTGCCAACCCGCTCCTCTACGGCTGGATGAATAAAAACTACCGAAATGGGTTCTTAATGGTCTTCCGCTGTGAGGATAAGCCGGATTCTTTCCACCCCGAGGGCTCCTTCAGGACTCGCTCTATGAGGCGGCTGACGGTCAATGGTCGTAACGGCGGACACCCGCCGACTGCCGTATGA
- the npy7r gene encoding neuropeptide Y receptor Y7 isoform X2: MRPSDTSNGTGEWEPDEIGVWILPNGSMDLNHHGFHTDITKHLGVQITLITAYSLIILLGLLGNALVIYMIIRYRNMRTVTNFFIANLALADLLVDTLCLPFTLVYTLLDEWKFGAVLCHMVPFAQALSVHVSILTLTVIALERYRCIVFYLGQRLTWHSSFLIMAFTWTMAAVLAAPLAIFREYRFEEIPSINLHFAVCSEKWPHGTSRDGVIYSLSMLLLQYIIPLGIISYAYICIWVKLKNHISPSTRNDAIRRRKKTTKMLALVVVVFAICWLPFHIFQLASDLDLVLMFKEYKLIYTVFHIVAMCSTFANPLLYGWMNKNYRNGFLMVFRCEDKPDSFHPEGSFRTRSMRRLTVNGRNGGHPPTAV; encoded by the coding sequence ATGCGGCCCTCAGACACGTCGAACGGCACAGGAGAATGGGAGCCTGATGAAATCGGCGTGTGGATTCTGCCCAATGGAAGCATGGATTTAAACCATCATGGTTTCCACACAGACATTACCAAGCACCTCGGGGTGCAGATCACGCTCATCACGGCTTATTCCCTCATCATCCTGCTGGGGCTTCTCGGGAACGCGCTTGTCATCTACATGATCATCCGCTACAGGAATATGCGAACCGTCACTAACTTCTTCATAGCCAACTTGGCGCTGGCAGACTTGCTGGTGGACACTTTGTGCCTACCCTTCACGCTGGTCTACACCCTGCTAGACGAGTGGAAGTTCGGCGCGGTGCTGTGCCACATGGTGCCCTTCGCCCAGGCCCTGAGCGTGCACGTGTCCATCCTGACCCTGACTGTCATCGCACTGGAGCGCTACCGATGCATCGTCTTCTACCTGGGCCAGCGCCTCACGTGGCACTCCAGCTTCCTCATCATGGCTTTCACTTGGACGATGGCGGCGGTCCTGGCGGCACCCTTGGCCATCTTCAGAGAGTACCGATTCGAAGAGATCCCCTCCATTAATCTGCATTTCGCCGTCTGCTCCGAGAAGTGGCCGCATGGGACCAGCAGGGACGGCGTCATCTACAGCCTCTCCATGCTTCTCCTCCAGTACATTATCCCCCTAGGGATCATCAGTTACGCTTATATTTGCATCTGGGTCAAGCTGAAGAATCACATCAGCCCGTCGACTCGCAATGATGCCATCAGGCGCCGCAAAAAGACCACCAAGATGTTggcgctggtggtggtggtgtttgcCATCTGCTGGCTGCCCTTCCACATATTTCAGCTGGCGAGCGATCTGGACCTGGTGCTCATGTTCAAGGAGTATAAACTGATATACACCGTGTTCCATATTGTGGCCATGTGTTCCACCTTTGCCAACCCGCTCCTCTACGGCTGGATGAATAAAAACTACCGAAATGGGTTCTTAATGGTCTTCCGCTGTGAGGATAAGCCGGATTCTTTCCACCCCGAGGGCTCCTTCAGGACTCGCTCTATGAGGCGGCTGACGGTCAATGGTCGTAACGGCGGACACCCGCCGACTGCCGTATGA
- the prelid1a gene encoding PRELI domain containing 1a — protein sequence MVKYFCCAGLLKSSWDQVCVAFWQRYPNPYSNHVLTEDIIFREVTPGNCLISRRLLTKTSRAPRWMERYLPKHMASCAYIVEDSVVDPQKRLMTTLTWNISHARLMSVKERCEYRINPENSTWTEIHREAWISSNVYGLSRAVQEFGLARFKKSVTKTMKGFEYVLAKMQGETPSRSLAEAATERARETALAAKEKAKGLASQAQKKQYV from the exons ATGGTCAAGTATTTCTGCTGCGCAGGTTTGCTGAAAAGTTCCTGGGACCAAGTTTGCGTTGCTTTCTGGCAACGATATCCAAACCCTTACAG TAACCATGTTCTGACTGAAGACATCATTTTCCGAGAGGTGACTCCAGGCAACTGCCTCATTTCCAGACGTCTTTTGACCAAAACAAGCCGCGCTCCGCGCTGGATGGAGCGCTATCTTCCAAAGCACATGGCTAGCTGTGCGTACATCGTGGAGGACTCTGTTGTGGACCCACAGAAAAGATTGATGACCACACTGACGTGGAACATCAGCCACGCTCGTCTCATG TCTGTGAAAGAGCGTTGCGAATACAGAATTAACCCTGAGAATAGCACCTGGACGGAGATACATAGAGAGGCTTGGATCTCTTCCAATGTGTATGGACTCTCGAGGGCTGTTCAG GAATTCGGTCTTGCAAGGTTTAAGAAGAGTGTTACCAAGACCATGAAGGGTTTTGAATACGTGCTGGCCAAAATGCAAG GTGAAACACCGTCAAGGAGTTTGGCAGAAGCGGCAACAGAGCGTGCGAGAGAGACAGCTCTGGCAGCGAAAGAGAAAGCTAAAGGCTTGGCCTCACAGGCTCAGAAGAAGCAATATGTGTGA